A part of Rattus rattus isolate New Zealand chromosome 6, Rrattus_CSIRO_v1, whole genome shotgun sequence genomic DNA contains:
- the Tas2r3 gene encoding taste receptor type 2 member 3: MLGFTEGMFLVLTVTEFILGNLVNGFIVSVNGSHWFKSKKISLSDFIITSLALFRIFLLWIIFTDSLIIVFSYHTHDSGIRMQLIDVFWTFTNHFSIWLISCLSVFYCLKIATFSHPSFLWLKWRASRVVVGMLWGALVLSCVCTMSLMNEFKIYSALTGSRDTQNMTEYIRLKRREYNLMHVLGNLWKIPSLIVSLIAYFLLLLSLGKHTQQMQQYSVGSRDQSAEAHRRAMRIIFSFLLFFLLYFLSFVILSSSRFLPETKIARIIGVIITMSYLVGDSLILILGNNKLKQTFVAMLPCECGHPKPGSKRFFAS; encoded by the coding sequence ATGTTGGGATTCACTGAAGGGATGTTTCTGGTTCTGACTGTCACCGAGTTTATTCTTGGAAATCTGGTGAACGGTTTCATTGTGTCAGTCAATGGCAGCCATTGGTTCAAGAGCAAGAAGATTTCTTTGTCTGACTTCATCATTACCAGCTTGGCCCTCTTCAGGATCTTTCTGCTGTGGATCATCTTTACTGATAGCCTCATAATAGTGTTCTCTTACCACACCCACGACTCAGGGATAAGGATGCAACTTATTGATGTTTTCTGGACATTTACAAACCACTTCAGTATTTGGCTTATCTCCTGTCTCAGTGTTTTCTACTGCCTGAAAATAGCCACTTTCTCCCACCCCTCATTCCTCTGGCTCAAATGGAGAGCTTCTAGAGTGGTTGTTGGGATGCTGTGGGGTGCACTGGTCTTATCCTGTGTCTGCACCATGTCTCTGATGAATGAATTTAAGATCTATTCTGCCCTCACTggaagcagagacacacagaatatGACTGAATATATCAGATTGAAGAGACGTGAATATAATCTGATGCACGTTCTTGGGAATCTGTGGAAGATCCCTTCCTTAATCGTTTCCCTGATTGCctacttcctgctgcttctctctctggggAAGCACACACAGCAGATGCAGCAATACAGTGTTGGCTCCAGAGATCAGAGTGCGGAGGCCCACAGACGAGCCATGAGGatcatcttttcctttctcttattcttcctactctactttctttcctttgtaattTTGTCATCCAGTCGTTTCCTACCAGAAACCAAGATTGCCAGGATAATTGGAGTAATAATTACAATGTCATACCTTGTGGGTGATTCATTAATTCTTATTTTAGGTAACAACAAGCTGAAGCAGACGTTTGTAGCCATGCTCCCATGTGAGTGTGGTCATCCAAAGCCTGGATCTAAGAGGTTCTTTGCTTCATAA
- the Ssbp1 gene encoding single-stranded DNA-binding protein, mitochondrial isoform X3 — translation MFRRPVLQVFRQFVRQESEVASSLVLERSLNRVQLLGRVGQDPVMRQVEGKNPVTIFSLATNEMWRSGDNEAYQMGDVSQKTTWHRISVFRPGLRDVAYQYVKKGARIFVEGKVDYGEYMDKNNVRRQATTIIAGKKPVITLYF, via the exons ATGTTTCGAAGACCTGTGTTACAG gTATTTCGTCAGTTTGTAAGACAGGAGTCTGAAGTAGCCAGCAGTTTGGTTCTTGAACGAT CTCTGAATCGTGTTCAGTTACTTGGTCGAGTAGGTCAGGACCCTGTCATGAGACAGGTGGAGGGAAAAAACCCAGTCACGATATTTTCTCTAGCAACAAATGAGATGTGGCGATCAGGGGACAATGAAGCATACCAAATGG GTGACGTCAGTCAAAAGACAACATGGCACAGAATATCAGTGTTTCGGCCAGGCCTCAGAGATGTGGCTTATCAGTATGTGAAAAAGGG GGCTCGTATATTTGTGGAAGGCAAAGTGGACTATGGTGAATACATGGATAAAAACAATGTGAGGCGGCAAGCAACAACAATCATAGCTGGTAAGAAGCCCGTG ATAACATTATATTTCTGA
- the Ssbp1 gene encoding single-stranded DNA-binding protein, mitochondrial isoform X1, which produces MFRRPVLQVFRQFVRQESEVASSLVLERSLNRVQLLGRVGQDPVMRQVEGKNPVTIFSLATNEMWRSGDNEAYQMGDVSQKTTWHRISVFRPGLRDVAYQYVKKGARIFVEGKVDYGEYMDKNNVRRQATTIIAGKKPVVRSDSCSLKGLA; this is translated from the exons ATGTTTCGAAGACCTGTGTTACAG gTATTTCGTCAGTTTGTAAGACAGGAGTCTGAAGTAGCCAGCAGTTTGGTTCTTGAACGAT CTCTGAATCGTGTTCAGTTACTTGGTCGAGTAGGTCAGGACCCTGTCATGAGACAGGTGGAGGGAAAAAACCCAGTCACGATATTTTCTCTAGCAACAAATGAGATGTGGCGATCAGGGGACAATGAAGCATACCAAATGG GTGACGTCAGTCAAAAGACAACATGGCACAGAATATCAGTGTTTCGGCCAGGCCTCAGAGATGTGGCTTATCAGTATGTGAAAAAGGG GGCTCGTATATTTGTGGAAGGCAAAGTGGACTATGGTGAATACATGGATAAAAACAATGTGAGGCGGCAAGCAACAACAATCATAGCTGGTAAGAAGCCCGTGGTACGCAGCGATTCTTGTTCATTAAAAGGCTTGGCATAG
- the Ssbp1 gene encoding single-stranded DNA-binding protein, mitochondrial isoform X2 has product MFRRPVLQVFRQFVRQESEVASSLVLERSLNRVQLLGRVGQDPVMRQVEGKNPVTIFSLATNEMWRSGDNEAYQMGDVSQKTTWHRISVFRPGLRDVAYQYVKKGARIFVEGKVDYGEYMDKNNVRRQATTIIADNIIFLSDQAREKP; this is encoded by the exons ATGTTTCGAAGACCTGTGTTACAG gTATTTCGTCAGTTTGTAAGACAGGAGTCTGAAGTAGCCAGCAGTTTGGTTCTTGAACGAT CTCTGAATCGTGTTCAGTTACTTGGTCGAGTAGGTCAGGACCCTGTCATGAGACAGGTGGAGGGAAAAAACCCAGTCACGATATTTTCTCTAGCAACAAATGAGATGTGGCGATCAGGGGACAATGAAGCATACCAAATGG GTGACGTCAGTCAAAAGACAACATGGCACAGAATATCAGTGTTTCGGCCAGGCCTCAGAGATGTGGCTTATCAGTATGTGAAAAAGGG GGCTCGTATATTTGTGGAAGGCAAAGTGGACTATGGTGAATACATGGATAAAAACAATGTGAGGCGGCAAGCAACAACAATCATAGCTG ATAACATTATATTTCTGAGTGACCAGGCAAGAGAAAAGCCATAG
- the Tas2r4 gene encoding taste receptor type 2 member 4, protein MLWELYAFVFAASVVFNFVGVVANLFIIVIISKTWVKSHKISSSDKILFSLAITRFLTLGLFLLNTVYIATNTGRSVYFSTFFLLCWKFLDSNSLWLVTFLNCLYCVKITHFQHPVFLLLKRTVSMKTTSLLLACLLISAFTTLLYFVLTQISRFPEHITGRNDTLFDISDGILTLAASLILSSLLQFLLNVTFASLLIHSLRRHVQKMQRNRSSFWNPQTEAHVGAMRLMICFLVLYIPYSIAALLYFPSYMRKNLRAQAACMIITAAYPPGHSVLLIITHHKLKAKAKKMCCFYKLRDFVSN, encoded by the coding sequence ATGCTCTGGGAActgtatgcatttgtgtttgCCGCCtcagttgtttttaattttgtaggAGTCGttgcaaatttatttattatagtgaTAATTTCTAAGACCTGGGTCAAAAGTCACAAAATCTCCTCTTCGGATAAGATCCTGTTCAGCTTGGCCATCACTAGATTCCTGACCCTGGGGTTGTTTCTACTGAACACTGTCTACATTGCTACAAACACTGGAAGGTCAGTCTACTTTTCCACGTTTTTTCTCTTGTGTTGGAAGTTTCTGGACTCCAACAGTCTCTGGCTAGTGACCTTTCTGAACTGCTTGTATTGCGTGAAGATCACTCATTTCCAACATccagtgtttcttctgttgaAACGGACTGTCTCTATGAAGACCACCAGCCTGCTGCTGGCCtgccttctgatttctgccttcACCACTCTCCTATATTTTGTGCTCACACAGATATCACGTTTTCCTGAACACATAACTGGGAGAAATGACACATTATTTGACATCAGTGACGGCATCTTGACGTTAGCGGCCTCTTTGATCCTGAGCTCACTTTTACAGTTTCTGCTCAATGTGACCTTTGCTTCTTTGCTAATACATTCCCTGAGAAGACATGTACAGAAGATGCAGAGAAACAGGAGCAGCTTTTGGAATCCCCAGACGGAGGCTCACGTGGGCGCCATGAGGCTGATGATCTGTTTCCTCGTGCTCTATATTCCATATTCAATCGCTGCCTTGCTCTATTTCCCTTCCTATATGAGAAAGAATCTGAGAGCCCAGGCTGCTTGCATGATCATTACTGCTGCTTACCCTCCAGGACATTCTGTCCTCCTTATTATCACACATCACAAACTGAAAGCTAAAGCAAAGAAGATGTGCTGTTTCTACAAATTGCGGGATTTCGTTAGTAACTGA